One stretch of Corvus moneduloides isolate bCorMon1 chromosome 16, bCorMon1.pri, whole genome shotgun sequence DNA includes these proteins:
- the MIEF2 gene encoding mitochondrial dynamics protein MID49 yields MAAFWHQRGRRQENGGLGSVIDGLGSVFDVLLANARLVLGVSGAAVLAIATLAVKRLIDRATSPRDEGDPKAEQKSLEESWQDLALIKTPPKPPKKQRREDLSEPLLSPARPLVPDPRGCSALLEAPQVKSSPGRCLTLQEKLLSHSSQLAVPEIQVSLVLQLARSICTQLQNFLRSKCPELPFGRFFLSGALLDGLEVLAADHIHLMLPVVLDAGLWSLISGEDTVVRNPQHWMIKRIDLGYFPRGCSPWDRFIVGRYLSSSVLNETLHKLLVASINWPAIGGLLGCAIHPVVASRDLKLEVKHDQVELSITLFPVVEMEDKVLLAVPPEGLVENLWLESFYRAEVSRVKELDAGDSGARQLCLRILNGVCRSQPSLHKLGGSPVTHVILHLSDTASDWAEESLADRFQQVLEELVAYLEKGVLPSYFNPKINLFSGLLEEEIDEMGFVLYRAMSEPEVLLK; encoded by the exons ATGGCGGCGTTTTGGCACCAGCGGGGCAGGCGGCAGGAGAACGGCGGGCTGGGCAGTGTCATCGACGGGCTGGGCAGCGTGTTCGACGTGCTGCTGGCCAAcgccaggctggtgctgggcGTCAGCGGCGCGGCCGTGCTGGCCATCGCCACGCTGGCCGTCAAGAGG ctgaTCGACCGAGCCACCAGCCCTCGGGATGAAGGCGATCCCAAAGCTGAGCAGAAGTCCCTGGAGGAGAGCTGGCAGGACTTGGCATTGATCAAGACaccaccaaaaccccccaagaagcagagaagggaagacCTCAGCGAgcctctgctctctccagctcGGCCTCTGGTGCCAG atcccaggggctgctctgcccttcTGGAGGCTCCTCAGGTCAAGTCCAGCCCTGGGCGCTGCCTCACGCTGCAGGAGAAGCTCCTCTCACACAGCAGCCAGCTGGCTGTGCCCGAGATCCAAGTGTCCCTCGTCCTGCAGCTGGCCAGGAGCATCTGCACCCAACTGCAGAACTTCCTGCGGAGCAAGTGCCCGGAGCTGCCCTTCGGCCGCTTCTTCCTCAGCGGAGCCCTGCTCGACGGCCTCGAGGTCCTGGCAGCTGACCACATCCACCTCATGCTCCCGGTGGTCCTCGACGCTGGGCTCTGGAGCCTCATCTCGGGAGAGGACACTGTGGTGAGGAACCCCCAGCACTGGATGATCAAGAGGATTGATCTGGGCTATTTCCCTCGTGGGTGCAGCCCCTGGGACAGGTTCATCGTGGGCCGCTACCTCTCCTCCAGTGTGCTCAACGAGACCCTCCACAAGCTGCTGGTGGCCTCCATCAACTGGCCGGCCATCGGTggcctgctgggctgtgccatcCACCCTGTCGTGGCCTCCCGAGACCTGAAGCTGGAAGTCAAACACGATCAGGTTGAGCTGAGCATCACCCTCTTCCCAGTGGTGGAAATGGAGGACAAGGTTCTTCTGGCTGTTCCTCCTGAAGGACTGGTGGAAAACCTCTGGCTGGAGAGCTTTTACAGGGCGGAGGTCTCGAGGGTGAAGGAGCTGGATGCCGGTGACTCCGGGGCTCGGCAGCTCTGCCTCCGCATCCTGAATGGCGTCTgcaggagccagcccagcctgcacaAACTGGGCGGCAGCCCCGTGACCCACGTCATCCTGCACCTTAGTGACACTGCTTCAGACTGGGCAGAGGAAAGCCTTGCTGACAGGTTCCAGCAGGTGCTTGAGGAGCTGGTGGCCTACTTGGAGAAAGGGGTCCTGCCTTCCTATTTCAACCCCAAAATCAACCTGTTCTCTGGGCTGTTGGAAGAGGAAATCGATGAGATGGGCTTCGTGCTCTACAGGGCCATGTCTGAGCCAGAGGTCCTGCTGAAGTGA
- the TOP3A gene encoding LOW QUALITY PROTEIN: DNA topoisomerase 3-alpha (The sequence of the model RefSeq protein was modified relative to this genomic sequence to represent the inferred CDS: inserted 1 base in 1 codon; deleted 1 base in 1 codon), producing MTRGLRPRRQEARPPPPPLPQLELFIFTVVALCRYRSWDGPSGGGKIEAGPRREGTXGDAAGHLGSCSSVPQRGCALRQDVTVRGSDRRAREIGRIRPRDAEQQHALSPRELALPPVMNLYVRLFTRGRMLPQPWRFFSRAAEDLALQRIRKVLCVAEKNDAARGIADLLSNSRMRRREGFSKFNKIYEYDYQMFGQNVTMVMTSVSGHLLAHDFIMPFRKWHSCNPLALFDAEIEKYCPENYLDIKRTLEREIQQCQALVIWTDCDREGENIGFEIIHVCRAVKPNLQVFRARFSEITLHAVRSACENLTQPDQKTSDAVDVRQELDLRIGAAFTRFQTLRLRKIFPDILADQLISYGSCQFPTLGFVVERFKAIQAFVPEAFFKIKVTHNHEDGSVVFNWKRNRLFNHTACLVLYQMCMEDPVATVVDVVSKPKSKWRPLPLDTVELEKLASRKLKINAKETMTLAEKLYTKGFISYPRTETNIFPKELNLSALVEQQTQDPNWGEFAQRILDQGGPTPRSGTKSDQAHPPIHPTKYTSNLQGNEQRLYEFIVRHFLACCSQDAKGQETTVEIDIANEQFIAQGLMILARNYLEVYPYDKWSDKVIPLYQKGSRFQPTTVEMVDGETSPPLLLTEADLIALMEKHGIGTDATHAEHIETIKTRMYVGLTADQRFLPGHLGMGLVEGYDSMGYEMSKPDLRAELEADLKLICEGKKDKSVVLHQQVQKYKQVFIEAVARANKLDQALAQYFGEAAEIPEQDEVYPETPVSVRKCPQCNSDMVLKTRKNGGFYLSCMGYPACKTAVWFPDFVLDVTRDESVCDVCKPHPVHRLKFKFKKGSVPPVMPLEFVGCIGGCDEMLRELLDLKYLHRSSQPALSTTQPGHHLQANHSLNRASSESRQARGTSNPARGHLLSINSSRTPRAAPPVAPDDGNAVVCNCGSEALLLTVRKDGPNRGRQFYKCSSSTCNFFLWADEQPQDGGTAAPRSSTQLQPTAGRAAAGFQRPGGGREPLGSSSRDAGGGAVCNCDQPAVTRTVQKDGPNKGRQFHTCPKPREQQCGFFQWADENVAPGPSGDDSLNHFGSNGYSRGLGSKAKRPGSLSSGSAAKKPRTCSVCHQPGHTRKTCPQNH from the exons ATGACGCGCGGCCTCCGACCCCGCCGGCAGGAAGCGAGGCCACcgcctcctcctcttcctcagctggAGTTGTTTATTTTTACCGTCGTCGCCCTTTGTCGTTACCGATCCTGGGACGGGCCCAGCGGCGGCGGGAAAATCgaggcggggccgcggcgggagggga caggggacgCCGCGGGGCATCTTGGAAGTTGTAGTTCTGTGCCGCAG CGCGGCTGCGCTTTACGGCAGGACGTGACGGTAAGGGGGAGCGACAGGAGAGCGCGGGAGATCGGCCG GATCCGGCCCCGGGACGCGGAGCAGCAGCATGCCCTGTCCCCGCGGGAGCTGGCTTTACCTCCTGTGATGAACCTCTACGTGCGGCTGTTTACCAGGGGCAGgatgctgccccagccctggcgcTTCTTCTCGCGGGCCGCCGAGGACTTGGCGCTGCAGAGGATCCGCAAGGTGCTGTGCGTGGCGGAGAAGAACGATGCTGCCCGAGGGATCGCTGACCTGCTCTCCAACAGCAGGATGCGGCGG agaGAAGGGTTTTCCAAGTTCAACAAGATCTATGAATACGACTACCAGATGTTTGGCCAG AACGTTACCATGGTGATGACATCCGTGTCAGGACATTTACTGGCTCATGATTTTATCATGCCATTTCGCAAATG GCATAGCTGCAACCCTTTAGCTCTTTTTGATGCTGAAATTGAGAAGTATTGCCCTGAAAATTACCTGGATATCAAG aGAACCCTTGAACGAGAAATCCAGCAGTGCCAAGCCCTGGTGATCTGGACTGACTGTGATCGAGAAGGAGAGAACATCGGCTTTGAGATCATCCATGTGTGCAGAGCTG TAAAGCCAAACCTCCAGGTTTTCCGAGCCCGCTTCTCCGAGATCACACTTCATGCTGTCAGATCAGCCTGCGAGAACCTCACCCAGCCCGACCAAAAAACGAGCGATGCCGTCGACgtcaggcaggagctggaccTCAGGATAG GTGCTGCCTTCACCAGATTCCAGACTCTGAGGCTGCGGAAGATCTTCCCTGATATTTTAGCAGATCAGCTCATCAGCTACGGCAGCTGCCAGTTCCCAACACTGGGATTTGTAGTTGAACGCTTCAAAGCCATCCAGGCCTTTGTTCCTGAAGCCTTCTTCAAAATTAAGG TGACCCACAACCATGAAGATGGCAGTGTGGTCTTCAACTGGAAGAGGAACCGGCTCTTCAATCACACAGCGTGCCTGGTCCTTTACCAGATGTGTATGGAG GATCCAGTAGCGACTGTTGTTGATGTTGTGAGCAAGCCAAAGAGCAAATGGAGGCCCCTGCCCCTGGACACTGTG GAACTGGAAAAATTGGCTTCCcgcaaactgaaaataaatgcaaaggaaaCGATGACATTAGCAGAAAAACTCTATACTAAAGG GTTCATTAGTTACCCCCGAACCGAGACCAATATTTTCCCCAAGGAGCTGAACCTCTCTGCCTTGGTAGAACAGCAAACACAGGACCCAAACTGGGGAGAGTTTGCACAGAGGATTTTGGATCAGGGTGGGCCAACCCCTCGGAGTGGAACCAAATCCGATCAGGCTCACCCTCCCATTCACCCCACAAAATACACCAGCAACCTGCAG GGCAATGAGCAGAGACTCTACGAATTCATCGTGCGCCACTTCTTGGCTTGCTGCTCTCAAGATGCCAAAGGACAGGAAACAACCGTGGAGATCGACATTGCCAACGAGCAATTCATTGCTCAAGGACTCATGATCCTGGCCCGAAATTACCTGGAAGTGTATCCTTACGACAAGTGGAGTGATAAG GTTATCCCGCTGTATCAGAAGGGGTCTCGCTTTCAGCCCACCACGGTGGAGATGGTGGATGGGGAAACCAGTCCTCCCTTGCTCCTCACAGAAGCAGATCTCATTGCTCTCATGGAAAAACACGGCATTG ggaCTGATGCCACCCATGCCGAGCACATCGAGACGATCAAGACGCGGATGTACGTGGGGCTTACAGCAGATCAGCGCTTCCTGCCCGGCCACCTGGGCATGGGGCTGGTGGAAG GCTATGATTCCATGGGCTACGAGATGTCCAAGCCTGACCTTCGAGCTGAGCTGGAGGCTGATCTAAAACTGATCTGTGAGGGGAAGAAAGACAAATCTGTAGTGTTGCACCAGCAGGTCCAAAAGTACAAGCAAGTCTTCATTGAAGCTGTGGCCAGAGCCAACAA GTTGGACCAGGCCCTGGCTCAGTATTTtggagaagctgcagaaatTCCAGAGCAGGATGAGGTATACCCAGAAACGCCTGTTTCTGTTCGGAAGTGTCCCCAGTGCAACAGTGACATGGTCCTGAAGACCAGGAAGAATGGCGG GTTCTACCTCAGCTGCATGGGCTATCCAGCCTGTAAAACTGCAGTCTGGTTCCCTGACTTCGTGCTGGATGTGACCAGGGATGAGAGCGTCTGTGATGTGTGTAAACCCCATCCAGTCCACAG actgaaatttaaattcaaGAAAGGCAGCGTTCCCCCTGTGATGCCTCTGGAGTTCGTTGGCTGCATTGGAGGCTGCGATGAGATGCTGAGAGAGCTCTTGGACCTTAAGTACTTGCACAGATCATCGCAACCTGCATTGTCCACCACCCAGCCCGGGCATCACCTGCAGGCCAACCACTCCCTGAACAGAGCCAGCAGTGAGAGCAGGCAAGCCAGGGGGACCTCAAACCCGGCACGGGGACACCTGCTCTCCATCAACTcctccaggacccccagggctgctcctccagTCGCTCCAGACGATGGGAATGCCGTGGTGTGCAACTGCGGGAGCGAGGCGCTGCTGCTGACTGTGCGCAAGGACGGCCCCAACCGCGGCCGCCAGTTCTACaagtgcagctccagcacctgcaaCTTCTTCCTCTGGGCTGACGAGCAGCCACAGGATGGAGGCACCGCAGCTCCCCGCAGCTCCACGCAGCTCCAGCCCACCGCTGGAAGAGCCGCAGCGGGATTCCAGCGcccaggaggagggagagagcccttgggaagcagcagccgGGATGCTGGAGGTGGCGCAGTGTGCAATTGTGACCAGCCTGCCGTGACACGCACCGTGCAGAAGGACGGGCCCAACAAGGGGCGGCAGTTCCACACCTGCCCCAAGCCCCGCGAGCAGCAGTGCGGCTTCTTCCAGTGGGCAGATGAGAACGTGGCACCAG GCCCTTCTGGAGATGACTCTTTGAACCACTTCGGCAGCAATGGATACTCCAGAGGGTTGGGAAGCAAGGCCAAGAGACCAGGCAGTCTCTCCTCAGGATCTGCTGCCAAGAAACCACGGACCTGCAGCGTCTGCCACCAGCCTGGGCACACAAGGAAAACCTGCCCTCAGAACCActga
- the SMCR8 gene encoding guanine nucleotide exchange protein SMCR8 — translation MISAPDVVAFTREEELEDDLYREPPLPEEYSVPLFPFAGQGANPWAKVAGSKFTRDFILISEFSEQVGPQPLLTIPDDAKVSGTFDLNYFSLRIMSVDYQASFVGHPPGSAYPKLNFVEDSKVVLGDSKEGAFAYVHHLTLYDLEARGFVRPFCMAYISADEHKIMQQFQELSAEFSKASECLKTGNRKAFANELEKKLKDLDYTRTVLHNETEQQKKANDKGYYTTQAIEKANELASVEKSIIEHQDLLRQIRSYPYRKLKESEFHPYEPECALDQADVDGAQDPTASDPAEPGETHLYTHMPSYTPKLIKAKSAKCFDKKLKTLKELCDVYFFTQTLDQLHHIERTFRGDVCYLLTEQISRALLKQQSVTNFLFEDVSFLDEKPPEKQYRGCQGLGQDAIDEKCSEESLAPKVVISLGSYKSSVECVPIKMEQEMEDSEEPKMSESVMSEHQENLDYLDADIKGSISSGESIEVLGTEKSGSGLTKSESQASLPVIPSPQAGRSKVGSRRTVSEDSIEVLSTCPSESLIPEDFKASYPSAINEEPYVDDDEGGLRFTPRLNPDVDDGQDDVSKQESLVQVDAACCIGKESPNFLEPLPELGQKPCEEDGVVRIPPQPYRAAEQGLRGGFPSHDGLSGGLLPYELDSHYLTGSREVSKSSLDECSDSMSYISSAASTCSDRTPSPAHLACATGERHRKRAGQNALRFIRQYPFAHPAIYSLLSGRTLVVLGEDEAMVKKLVTALSIFVPNCGVYAKPVKHWVTSPLHLVDFQKWKLIGLQRTVSPAGVNVLHALSRYSRYLSILDADSKTLRCPLYKGTVVARLADHRTQIKRGSTYYMHVQSILTQLCSKAFLFTFCHHLHLPISEREPEESVVNRRINFLKLQLGLANEDIKIVQYLAELLKLHYIQEPGQGGNPLLRFDYVPSFLYKI, via the exons ATGATCAGCGCCCCTGACGTGGTGGCCTTCAccagggaggaggagctggaggatgaTCTGTACCGCGAGCCGCCCCTGCCCGAGGAGTACTCGGTGCCGCTGTTCCCTTTCGCCGGCCAGGGCGCCAACCCCTGGGCCAAGGTCGCCGGCTCCAAGTTCACCCGGGACTTCATCCTCATCTCCGAGTTCTCGGAGCAAGTGGggccccagcccctcctgacCATCCCCGATGACGCCAAAGTGTCGGGCACCTTCGATCTCAATTATTTTTCCCTGCGGATCATGTCTGTGGATTACCAGGCATCCTTTGTGGGGCACCCTCCCGGCTCTGCCTACCCGAAGCTGAACTTTGTGGAGGATTCCAAGGTGGTGCTGGGAGACTCCAAGGAAGGGGCGTTTGCCTACGTGCACCACTTGACCCTGTATGACCTGGAAGCCAGGGGCTTTGTGAGGCCCTTCTGCATGGCCTATATTTCTGCTGACGAGCACAAAATCATGCAGCAGTTTCAGGAACTCTCTGCCGAGTTCTCCAAAGCCTCTGAATGCCTGAAGACGGGGAACCGGAAAGCTTTTGCCAACgaactggaaaagaaactgaaagatCTTGACTACACCAGGACTGTCCTGCACAACGAGACTGAGCAACAGAAGAAAGCCAACGACAAGGGGTATTACACAACCCAGGCCATTGAGAAGGCCAACGAGCTGGCCAGCGTAGAAAAGTCAATCATCGAGCATCAAGACCTGCTGAGGCAAATCCGGTCATATCCCTACAGGAAGCTGAAGGAGTCTGAATTTCACCCCTATGAGCCAGAGTGTGCCCTGGACCAGGCTGACGTGGATGGCGCTCAGGACCCAACTGCCTCTGATCCTGCTGAGCCTGGTGAAACTCACCTTTACACCCACATGCCATCCTACACCCCCAAGCTCATCAAAGCCAAGTCTGCCAAGTGCTTTGACAAGAAGCTGAAGACACTGAAGGAACTCtgtgatgtttattttttcaccCAGACCCTTGACCAGTTGCACCATATCGAGAGGACTTTTCGAGGTGATGTGTGTTACCTCCTGACAGAGCAGATCAGCCGGGCTCTCCTAAAGCAGCAGAGTGTCACCAACTTCCTCTTTGAGGATGTGTCTTTCCTAGATGAAAAACCTCCTGAAAAACAGTACAGAGGCTGCCAGGGGCTCGGCCAGGATGCCATAGATGAAAAGTGTTCAGAAGAGTCCCTTGCTCCTAAAGTGGTCATCAGCCTGGGCTCCTACAAGTCCAGTGTGGAGTGTGTGCCCATCAAGATGGAGCAGGAAATGGAGGACTCTGAAGAACCCAAAATGTCTGAGTCCGTGATGTCTGAGCATCAGGAGAACCTGGACTATCTGGATGCAGATATCAAAGGCAGCATCAGTAGCGGGGAGAGCATCGAGGTGCTGGGAACGGAGAAGTCGGGATCTGGGCTGACAAAATCAGAGAGCCAGGCCAGCCTGCCCGTCATTCCCAGCCCCCAGGCGGGCCGGAGCAAGGTGGGCAGCCGGCGCACAGTCAGCGAGGACAGCATCGAGGTGCTCAGCACGTGTCCCTCCGAGTCCCTCATCCCAGAGGATTTCAAAGCGAGCTACCCAAGTGCCATTAACGAGGAGCCCTACGTGGATGACGACGAGGGAGGCCTTCGCTTCACCCCGAGACTGAACCCGGATGTCGACGATGGGCAGGACGACGTCTCAAAGCAGGAAAGCTTAGTGCAGGTGGATGCTGCCTGTTGTATCGGGAAGGAGAGTCCCAACTTCCTGGAGCCCCTGCCTGAGCTGGGGCAGAAGCCGTGCGAGGAGGACGGGGTGGTGCGGATCCCCCCGCAGCCGTACCGGGCGGCCGAGCAGGGGCTGCGTGGGGGCTTCCCCTCCCACGATGGCCTCTCGGGGGGGCTCCTGCCCTATGAGCTCGACTCACACTACCTGACAGGCAGCAGGGAGGTCAGTAAGAGCAGCCTGGACGAGTGCTCAGACTCCATGAGCTACATCAGCAGCGCCGCCTCCACGTGCTCCGACAGGACCCCCTCTCCCGCCCATCTGGCCTGTGCCACCggggaaaggcacagaaagaggGCTGGGCAGAACGCGCTGCGGTTCATCCGCCAGTACCCCTTCGCCCACCCCGCCATCTACTCCCTGCTCAGCGGGAGGAccctggtggtgctgggggaggACGAGGCCATGGTCAAGAAGCTCGTGACGGCGCTCTCCATCTTCGTGCCCAACTGCGGTGTGTATGCCAAGCCCGTGAAGCACTGGGTTACTTCCCCTCTGCACTTGGTGGATTTCCAGAAGTGGAAGTTGATCGGACTCCAGAG GACAGTGTCCCCTGCTGGGGTGAACGTGCTGCATGCCCTGAGCCGGTACAGCCGCTACCTGAGCATCCTGGACGCCGACAGCAAGACCCTGCGCTGCCCCCTCTACAAGGGCACCGTGGTGGCCCGGCTGGCTGACCACCGCACGCAGATCAAGCGCGGCAGCACCTACTACATGCACGTCCAAAGTATCCTCACCCAGCTGTGTTCTAAAGCCTTCCTCTTCACCTTCTGCCATCATTTGCACCTTCCCATCAGCGAAAGGGAACCGGAGGAATCCGTTGTGAATCGCAGGATTAACTTCCTAAAGCTCCAACTGGGCCTTGCCAATGAAGATATCAAAATCGTGCAGTACttggctgagctgctgaagcTGCACTACATTCAGGAACCGGGGCAGGGGGGGAACCCCCTGCTCAGATTTGACTATGTTCCCAGCTTTTTGTACAAGATCTAG